One region of Hymenobacter sediminicola genomic DNA includes:
- the nusB gene encoding transcription antitermination factor NusB, with product MLNRRTLRIKVMQALYAYHQAVASDFSLANDQIADAFAPDLTSPEPQDRRKLQGQRKLAEVVLKEWYKSGEEPEKGDDADVYGAVQDAIKYYQKAVAKDANFYGGQMIHAAESIHDQYLHLLNIPEALLQVIEEDKARAARKHIASAEPQLDTTRLEENQAIQKLISNTQLQTLTIRRSQQWHGEEEMEALRGAWRNEMRQDPEIISYLAAPAGNYAEDQEMLKHIFKSFVFKGESLPRYIEEDDLNWEENRSIVKNLVLKTVKMLDEAATEELELMSLSANWTEDKEFAESLYKQTLADDEKYEKLIAESVQNWDVERVALTDKILLKMALCEMHLFRGIPVKVTINEYIEISKIYSTPKSKQFVNGILDKLAQDLTASGAIRKSGRGLLDNQ from the coding sequence ATGCTCAACCGTCGCACGCTCCGCATCAAGGTCATGCAGGCCCTCTACGCCTACCATCAGGCAGTTGCGTCTGATTTTTCGCTGGCTAATGACCAGATTGCGGATGCTTTTGCGCCCGATCTTACCTCGCCGGAGCCGCAGGACCGCCGCAAACTACAAGGGCAGCGCAAGCTGGCCGAAGTAGTGTTGAAGGAGTGGTACAAGAGCGGCGAAGAGCCTGAAAAAGGCGACGATGCCGACGTGTACGGTGCCGTGCAGGATGCCATCAAATACTACCAGAAGGCGGTTGCCAAGGACGCCAACTTCTACGGCGGCCAGATGATTCATGCTGCCGAGAGCATCCACGACCAATACCTGCACCTTCTCAATATCCCGGAAGCGCTGCTGCAGGTAATTGAGGAAGACAAGGCTCGCGCGGCCCGCAAGCACATTGCGTCGGCTGAGCCGCAGCTGGATACCACTCGTCTGGAAGAAAACCAGGCAATCCAGAAGCTCATCAGCAACACGCAGCTGCAGACCCTCACCATTCGTCGTTCCCAGCAGTGGCATGGCGAAGAAGAAATGGAGGCCTTGCGCGGCGCCTGGCGCAACGAAATGCGGCAAGACCCGGAGATAATCAGCTATCTGGCGGCTCCGGCCGGCAACTACGCCGAGGACCAGGAAATGCTGAAGCACATCTTCAAGTCCTTCGTGTTCAAGGGCGAAAGCCTGCCGCGTTACATCGAGGAAGACGACCTGAACTGGGAAGAAAACCGGTCCATCGTCAAGAATCTGGTGCTGAAAACGGTGAAGATGCTCGATGAAGCCGCAACAGAGGAGCTGGAGCTAATGTCGCTGTCGGCGAACTGGACTGAGGACAAGGAGTTTGCGGAAAGCCTGTACAAGCAAACCCTGGCCGACGACGAGAAATACGAGAAGCTGATTGCCGAGTCGGTGCAGAACTGGGACGTGGAGCGTGTTGCCCTCACCGACAAGATTCTGCTGAAGATGGCGCTTTGTGAAATGCACCTGTTCCGGGGTATTCCGGTAAAAGTGACCATCAACGAGTACATCGAAATTAGCAAAATTTACAGCACCCCGAAGAGCAAACAGTTTGTGAACGGGATTCTGGATAAATTGGCCCAGGATCTG